One Aegilops tauschii subsp. strangulata cultivar AL8/78 chromosome 7, Aet v6.0, whole genome shotgun sequence genomic window carries:
- the LOC109778610 gene encoding uncharacterized protein produces MARPRPRPQLLQETLIIDSNGNSRLDAKSELFYCPMCTTTAPIIHKSSFGSCGHAFCNSCVATYIAVRQRENAALPVECPDCEHEDGLLPMPMVRHEIDPTTVTDGNEDSPAVDGNGRHFYCAKCMHVVPCACIRRSFTSCAHDFCSSCVSRRLRGRRGDGKHFYCTKCMHVVPCACIRPSFTSCAHDFCSSCVARPTSQRQGLRRRAGKMPQHQPADLVPVDMLLLTEGNGDSPVYGHGELFDCAICMETVPGTLKFSVNSCGHAFCSSCVTQYVVLKLDDKVALIECPHPGCEGGTIEPESCHGIIPTDLHDKWGLLLCELAVGAKRIYCPYLECSALLLTDGEAGAAAIAEAECPHCHRLFCARCAVPWHDGFGCEEFQKLGQDERGREDLLLRRLVGMEGWQRCPKCQMFVEKSEGCNYIKCRCGYSFCYRCASELSAQNHYCNKCMR; encoded by the exons ATggcccgaccccgaccccgaccccagCTGCTGCAAGAAACGTTGATCATCGATAGCAATGGGAATTCACGGCTGGACGCCAAGAGTGAGCTCTTCTACTGCCCCATGTGCACAACGACAGCGCCCATCATCCACAAATCCAGCTTCGGCTCATGCGGCCACGCCTTCTGCAACAGCTGTGTGGCCACGTACATCGCTGTGAGGCAGCGTGAGAATGCCGCTCTTCCCGTCGAATGCCCCGACTGTGAGCACGAAGACGGCCTCCTCCCCATGCCCATGGTGCG GCATGAAATCGACCCCACCACAGTCACCGACGGCAATGAAGATTCACCGGCGGTGGACGGCAACGGTAGGCACTTCTACTGCGCCAAGTGCATGCATGTGGTGCCATGCGCATGTATACGGCGCAGCTTCACCTCGTGCGCCCATGACTTCTGCTCAAGCTGTGTTTCCCGTCGACTGCGAGGACGGCGCGGTGACGGCAAGCACTTCTACTGCACCAAGTGCATGCATGTCGTGCCATGTGCATGTATACGGCCCAGCTTCACCTCGTGCGCCCATGACTTCTGCTCCAGCTGTGTCGCTCGTCCAACTTCCCAACGTCAAGGACTGCGCCGCCGAGCTGGAAAGATGCCGCAGCATCAGCCTGCCGACCTCGTCCCCGTGGACATGTTGCTGTTAACCGAGGGCAATGGAGATTCGCCGGTCTACGGCCACGGCGAGCTCTTCGACTGCGCCATCTGCATGGAGACGGTGCCAGGCACCCTCAAGTTCAGCGTCAACTCGTGCGGCCACGCCTTCTGCTCCAGCTGCGTCACCCAGTACGTGGTCTTGAAGCTGGACGACAAGGTCGCCCTCATCGAATGCCCGCACCCAGGCTGCGAGGGTGGCACCATTGAGCCGGAGAGCTGCCACGGCATCATCCCCACGGACCTCCACGACAAGTGGGGTTTGCTGCTATGCGAGCTCGCGGTCGGCGCCAAGAGGATATACTGCCCGTACCTAGAGTGCTCGGCGCTCTTGCTCACCGACGGTgaggccggggcggcggcgatcgCGGAGGCTGAGTGCCCGCACTGCCACAGGCTTTTCTGCGCCCGGTGCGCCGTGCCGTGGCACGACGGCTTCGGGTGCGAGGAGTTCCAGAAGCTCGGGCAGGACGAGCGCGGCCGGGAGGACCTCCTGCTCAGGCGTCTCGTCGGCATGGAGGGCTGGCAGCGGTGCCCCAAGTGCCAGATGTTCGTGGAGAAATCGGAAGGGTGCAATTACATCAAATGCAG GTGTGGATACAGCTTCTGCTACCGATGCGCATCCGAGTTGTCCGCGCAAAACCATTACTGCAACAAGTGCATGCGCTAA